The following proteins come from a genomic window of Pseudochaenichthys georgianus chromosome 17, fPseGeo1.2, whole genome shotgun sequence:
- the zte38 gene encoding zebrafish testis-expressed 38, producing the protein MAAGKMCTRSKEETAEWIGLFLNDLKTEQESLVFVKRMMAVAVSSITYLRGIFPEDAYRSRYLEDLCIKVLREDSNTPGASKVVKWMMGCFDALEKQYLQVVFIGVYTNPDEPNCIIESYQFKYKYTEKGPEMNILRNNDVEMQVTLEDTKKASVLLIRKLFLLMQNLEALPNNVYITMKLYYYDDITPADYQPPGFKEGECDSLWFEGMAVHFKVGEVQTAFHTLLVRVSAEQSRLEKLQDGNHLRDSKKDSLRHPAESETIEDPLKKTYDEEDLPSEDESAAQFKKPKKPMAKRNAATRNLSRKKRI; encoded by the exons ATGGCTGCTGGGAAGATGTGCACCAGGAGCAAGGAGGAAACTGCCGAG tGGATAGGATTGTTCCTGAATGACTTGAAAACGGAGCAGGAGTCTCTCGTTTTTGTCAAGAGGATGATGGCGGTGGCGGTGTCCTCCATCACCTACCTCAGAGGGATCTTTCCAGAAGATGCCTACAGGTCCAGATATCTGGAAG ATTTGTGCATCAAAGTTTTGCGTGAAGACAGCAACACTCCTGGTGCCAGCAAGGTTGTGAAATG GATGATGGGCTGCTTTGATGCTTTAGAGAAGCAGTAT CTCCAGGTTGTTTTCATTGGG GTGTACACCAATCCAGATGAACCTAAT TGCATTATCGAGTCGTACcagttcaaatataaatacactgAGAAGGGGCCTGAGATGAACATACTCAG GAACAACGATGTGGAGATGCAGGTGACATTggaggacaccaaaaaagcctcAGTGCTGCTCATCAGGAAGCTCTTCCTGCTCATGCAAAACCTGGAAGCCCTCCCCAACAACGTGTACATCACCATGAAACTCTACTATTATGATGACA TCACCCCGGCCGACTACCAGCCCCCAGGCTTCAAAGAGGGCGAATGTGATAGCCTGTGGTTCGAAGGCATGGCCGTGCACTTCAAGGTGGGCGAGGTGCAGACGGCGTTCCACACCTTGCTAGTGCGCGTGTCAGCCGAACAAAGCCGGCTGGAGAAGCTTCAAGACGGGAATCACCTGAGGGACAGCAAGAAGGATTCTCTGAGACATCCTGCAGAGAGCGAGACCATCGAG GACCCTCTTAAGAAAACATACGACGAAGAGGATCTGCCTTCTGAAGATG AGTCTGCTGCACAGTTCAAGAAGCCTAAAAAGCCCATGGCGAAG AGAAATGCAGCTACCAGAAATCTGTCGCGGAAGAAGAGGATTTAG
- the aldh9a1b gene encoding 4-trimethylaminobutyraldehyde dehydrogenase B has product MLHRLATSLRRPAVRCLSSGSVDIKVPLNFWAGKRRTSQEKCNKENVYEPATGRVLCPLEPCGAAEVNQAVEAAKSAFGHWSKMSGMERAKIMIEAAHIIERRREEIAEIEVVNNGKSITEARLDVDSARLCIEYYAALATTLAGQHVQLPGGSFAYTRREPLGVCVGIGAWNYPFQIAAWKSAPALACGNSMVFKPSPLTPATAVLLAESYAMAGAPEGLYNVVQGGQETGSLLCHHPDVAKVSFTGSVPTGKKIMEMASKGVKHVTLELGGKSPLLIFQDSDVENAVKGALMANFLSQGQVCSNGTRVFVHEDILPEFVEEVVKRTRAIQIGDPLLESTRMGALVSRSHLERVLSFVDQAKKEGATVLCGGEPFVPSDPKLRGGYYMTPCVLGSCTDEMTCVKEEIFGPVMCVLSFESEEEVLLRANDTDLGLAAGVFTSDVKRAHRVVEHLKAGSCFINNYNITPVEVPFGGFKMSGIGRENGQVTIEHYSQLKSVYVEMGDVDSLF; this is encoded by the exons ATGCTCCATAGGCTCGCTACGTCTCTGCGGCGGCCGGCTGTACGGTGCCTTTCTTCGGGATCGGTGGACATCAAGGTCCCGCTAAACTTCTGGGCAGGGAAACGACGGACGAGCCAAGAGAAATGCAACAAGGAAAATGTTTACGAACCTGcaacag GGAGAGTCCTGTGCCCTTTGGAGCCGTGTGGTGCGGCGGAGGTCAATCAGGCTGTGGAGGCTGCCAAGTCTGCCTTTGGTCATTGGAGCAAAATGTCTGGGATGGAGAGGGCGAAGATCATGATAGAAGCTGCTCACATCATTGAG cgcaggagagaggagatagCTGAAATTGAAGTAGTCAACAACGGAAAGTCCATCACAGAAGCTCGTCTGGATGTGGATTCGGCCAGACTGTGTATCGAGTACTATGCAGCGCTGGCCACCACTCTGGCAG GCCAGCATGTGCAGTTGCCTGGGGGATCGTTCGCCTACACCCGCAGGGAGCCTCTGGGCGTCTGCGTCGGCATCGGGGCCTGGAACTATCCTTTCCAGATCGCTGCCTGGAAATCTGCTCCAGCCCTGGCCTGTG GCAACTCCATGGTGTTCAAGCCCTCCCCGCTGACCCCTGCGACGGCGGTCCTGCTGGCAGAGAGCTACGCCATGGCCGGAGCTCCAGAGGGGCTGTACAACGTGGTGCAGGGCGGCCAGGAGACCGGCAGCCTGCTCTGCCACCACCCTGATGTAGCTAAGGTGTCCTTCACCGGGAGCGTGCCCACAGGAAAGAAG ATTATGGAGATGGCATCCAAGGGAGTCAAGCACGTGACTCTGGAGCTGGGGGGGAAGTCTCCTCTGCTCATCTTTCAGGACAGTGATGTGGAGAACGCTGTGAAGGGAGCGCTCATGGCCAACTTCCTGTCTCAAGGCCAG GTGTGCAGCAACGGGACGCGGGTGTTTGTTCATGAGGACATTCTGCCAGAGTTTGTGGAGGAGGTGGTGAAGAGGACGCGGGCGATCCAGATAGGAGACCCGCTGTTGGAGAGCACCAGGATGGGAGCCCTGGTCAGCCGGTCACACCTGGAGAGAGTCCTGTCCTTTGTCGACCAGGCGAAGAAAGAG GGCGCTACGGTGCTGTGCGGAGGTGAACCCTTTGTGCCATCAGATCCTAAGCTCAGAGGAGGATACTACATGACTCCTTGTGTATTGG GTAGCTGCACGGATGAGATGACCTGTGTGAAGGAGGAGATCTTCGGTCCTGTCATGTGCGTGTTGTCTTTTGAAAGTGAAGAGGAGGTGCTGCTGAGAGCCAACGACACCGACTTGGGACTGGCTGCAGGAGTTTTCACCAG TGATGTGAAGCGAGCGCATCGTGTGGTGGAACACCTGAAGGCTGGTTCCTGTTTCATCAACAACTACAACATCACCCCTGTGGAGGTGCCCTTCGGAGGCTTCAAAATGTCAG GCATAGGGCGGGAGAACGGTCAGGTGACCATTGAACACTACTCCCAGCTGAAGAGTGTGTATGTGGAGATGGGAGATGTGGACAGCCTCTTCTAG
- the uck2b gene encoding uridine-cytidine kinase 2-B, whose product MAGDSETHLRDRGEKTDVIRQPFLIGVSGGTASGKSSVCEKIMELLGQNKIDHHQRQVAILSQDSFYKVLTPEQKAKALKGQFNFDHPDAFDSELIMQTLRKILQGETVQIPLYDFVHHSRKEEFITVYPADVVLFEGILMFYSQEIRDLFQMKLFVDTDPDTRLSRRVLRDISERGRELEQVLAQYITFVKPAFEEFCLPTKKYADVIIPRGADNLVAINLIVQHIQDIMNGGPSKRHNGCTNGHVAPRQRRTSESSSRPH is encoded by the exons ATGGCCGGGGACAGTGAAACACATCTTAGGGACCGTGGCGAGAAAACCGACGTTATCCGACAACCTTTTCTCATCGGTGTATCTGGAGGCACCGCCAGTGGCAAG TCGTCAGTATGTGAGAAGATCATGGAGCTGCTGGGCCAGAACAAGATCGACCACCACCAGAGGCAGGTGGCCATCCTCAGCCAGGACAGCTTCTACAAGGTGCTGACCCCGGAGCAGAAGGCAAAGGCACTGAAGGGCCAGTTCAACTTCGATCACCCAG ATGCCTTTGACAGTGAGCTCATAATGCAAACACTCAGGAAGATCCTGCAGGGGGAGACGGTCCAGATCCCATTGTATGACTTTGTTCATCATTCCAG GAAAGAGGAGTTCATCACGGTGTACCCGGCTGATGTGGTGCTGTTCGAGGGCATCCTCATGTTCTACTCTCAGGAGATCAGAGATCTGTTCCAGATGAAGCTGTTTGTCGACACGGATCCAGACACACGGCTCTCTCGCAGAG TTCTGCGAGACATCAGTGAGCGTGGCCGGGAGCTGGAGCAGGTGCTGGCTCAGTACATCACTTTTGTGAAACCGGCCTTTGAGGAGTTCTGTTTACCA ACAAAGAAGTATGCAGATGTGATTATTCCACGAGGAGCAGATAACCTTG TCGCCATCAACTTGATAGTACAGCACATCCAAGACATTATGAATGGCGGACCAAGCAAGCGCCACAACGGCTGCACGAACGGCCACGTTGCCCCCCGTCAGCGGCGGACCTCGGAGTCCAGCAGCCGGCCTCATTGA
- the czib gene encoding CXXC motif containing zinc binding protein encodes MVKFGLQFKATLENVTNVKPLGDDFRWFLKLKCGNCGEIPDKWQYITQVESVPLKGGRGSASMVQKCKLCSRENSIDILGDTITQYNAEDSERFKTMVQFECRGLEPIDFQPQAGFAAQGAESGTKFPEVNLLEKDWTDYDERVNESVGIYDVTHQFIKC; translated from the exons ATGGTG AAATTTGGACTCCAGTTCAAAGCCACTTTGGAGAATGTCACCAATGTGAAACCATTGGGCGACGACTTCCGGTGGTTTCTAAAG CTGAAGTGTGGAAACTGCGGAGAGATCCCAGATAAATGGCAGTATATAACCCAAGTG GAGAGTGTGCCACTAAAAGGAGGAAGAGGCAGTGCAAGTATGGTGCAGAAATGTAAACTCTGTTCCAGGGAAAATTCAATTG ATATCCTTGGAGATACAATCACACAGTATAAT GCAGAGGACAGTGAAAGATTCAAGACGATGGTGCAGTTTGAATGTCGAGGTCTGGAGCCCATTGACTTCCAACCTCAA GCTGGCTTCGCAGCACAGGGGGCAGAGTCTGGAACAAAGTTTCCGGAAGTCAACCTGCTAGAAAAA GACTGGACAGACTACGATGAGAGAGTCAACGAGTCGGTGGGAATATATGATGTCACACATCAGTTCATCAAGTGTTGA